One stretch of Hevea brasiliensis isolate MT/VB/25A 57/8 chromosome 12, ASM3005281v1, whole genome shotgun sequence DNA includes these proteins:
- the LOC131171400 gene encoding disease resistance-like protein DSC1 encodes MAYALTKIHCYSKRLCNQIPSVEARESCLCFSGSEISKWFSHQNIGFSTTIQLPSHWANSEFLGFILCSVIAFNKLHIDDSGFQVKCRYHFKNESGDSNDLYCYFSCWYGSRNLRKHHMFSGYDRCLDVKR; translated from the exons ATGGCATATGCACTAACAAAAATTCATTGTTATTCCAAAAGGCTGTGCAATCAG ATACCTTCTGTGGAGGCAAGGGAATCTTGTTTATGCTTCTCTGGATCTGAAATTTCAAAGTGGTTTAGCCATCAAAATATAGGATTTTCCACAACAATCCAGCTGCCTTCACATTGGGCTAATAGCGAGTTCCTGGGTTTCATTCTCTGTTCTGTTATAGCATTCAACAAACTCCATATAGACGACTCTGGTTTCCAAGTGAAATGTAGATACCATTTCAAAAATGAATCTGGAGACAGCAATGATCTATATTGTTATTTCAGCTGTTGGTATGGTTCAAGAAATTTGAGGAAGCATCATATGTTCAGTGGGTATGATCGGTGTTTGGATGTTAAAAGGTGA